A window from Candidatus Gracilibacteria bacterium encodes these proteins:
- a CDS encoding GspE/PulE family protein, whose translation MSDQSFITSENQLTVINRDFEERSAEERAQKMGMTYIDIARIHINPDHLKTIDGKQAAEALVIPFFKVGKKLRLALAHPTSPETQALIKKLKEEGYAINVNLASESGLREALKLYKNEGPSPIETKNIIDEAKIESYQAEVENLGALREKIQSVTAEEALNFLNIGALKTGASDIHYQPEEKAVVVRFRIDGVLQQVLELDLQTYAYLSNQLKYKAGMRLNITNVPQDGRYDFPVNDRKIDVRVSSIPTEYGESFVCRLLDSNKKSLSLEELGFEGHNLKMLKQALEISNGMILVTGPTGSGKTTTLYSMLTAFNQPESKIITLEDPIEYHLSGVTQSQINEKRGYSFASGLRAILRQDPDIVMIGEIRDLDTAETAAQAALTGHILLSTLHTNSAIETVPRLLNIGLKPFMIAPALSVVLAQRLVRKICSFCAEQKPITQSERDFLQATIGQIQKVDPSLQLSVPATLPSAPGCEKCSNTGFLGQVCVSEVFVNTPQLKDAILEEKSTTALMELLRAQGMLTMQEDGALKVLRGVTRLSEIERVTGTAAPEAPEITAAPEADQSTAA comes from the coding sequence ATGAGCGACCAATCCTTCATCACTTCCGAAAACCAACTCACGGTCATCAACCGTGATTTTGAGGAGCGATCAGCGGAGGAAAGAGCCCAAAAAATGGGCATGACCTACATCGACATTGCGCGGATACACATCAACCCGGATCACCTCAAAACGATCGACGGGAAGCAGGCCGCGGAGGCTTTGGTGATCCCCTTCTTCAAAGTGGGGAAAAAGCTGCGACTCGCCTTGGCGCATCCCACAAGCCCGGAGACCCAGGCCCTCATCAAGAAACTCAAGGAAGAGGGTTACGCCATCAATGTCAATTTGGCCAGTGAAAGTGGACTGCGGGAAGCACTGAAGCTCTACAAAAACGAGGGCCCAAGTCCCATTGAAACAAAGAACATCATTGATGAAGCCAAGATCGAATCGTATCAGGCGGAAGTGGAAAATCTGGGAGCCTTGCGAGAAAAAATTCAATCGGTCACGGCGGAGGAAGCTCTCAATTTTTTAAACATCGGCGCTCTCAAAACCGGCGCTTCCGACATTCACTATCAACCCGAGGAAAAAGCGGTGGTGGTGCGATTCCGAATCGACGGAGTGCTTCAACAAGTGCTCGAACTCGATCTGCAAACCTACGCTTACCTCAGCAATCAGCTCAAATACAAGGCGGGCATGCGACTCAACATCACCAATGTCCCGCAGGACGGCCGTTACGACTTCCCGGTGAACGATCGCAAAATCGATGTCCGTGTTTCTTCCATTCCAACCGAGTACGGCGAAAGTTTTGTATGTCGACTTTTAGATTCCAACAAAAAAAGCCTCTCGCTTGAGGAGCTGGGTTTTGAGGGCCACAATCTCAAGATGCTCAAACAGGCGCTTGAGATTTCAAACGGAATGATTTTGGTCACGGGGCCAACGGGATCCGGAAAAACCACCACGCTCTATTCCATGCTCACGGCGTTCAATCAACCGGAAAGCAAAATAATCACCCTGGAAGATCCCATTGAATACCATTTGAGTGGGGTGACGCAGAGTCAAATCAACGAGAAACGGGGCTACAGTTTCGCCTCAGGCCTTCGCGCCATTTTGCGTCAGGACCCGGACATTGTGATGATCGGGGAAATCCGCGACTTGGACACGGCCGAGACCGCCGCTCAGGCCGCCCTCACCGGACACATTTTGCTCAGCACCTTGCACACCAACAGCGCCATCGAAACCGTGCCGCGACTGCTCAACATTGGGCTCAAACCCTTCATGATCGCCCCGGCGCTCAGCGTGGTTTTGGCCCAACGCTTGGTTCGCAAAATCTGCAGTTTCTGCGCCGAGCAAAAGCCCATCACCCAGTCCGAGCGCGATTTCTTGCAGGCTACCATCGGGCAAATTCAAAAAGTGGACCCTTCCCTGCAACTTTCCGTTCCGGCCACGCTCCCCAGCGCTCCCGGTTGTGAAAAATGTTCCAATACGGGCTTTTTGGGCCAGGTTTGTGTCTCAGAGGTCTTTGTGAACACTCCTCAGCTCAAGGACGCCATTTTGGAGGAGAAATCCACCACGGCGCTCATGGAACTGCTCCGCGCCCAAGGCATGCTCACCATGCAGGAGGACGGTGCGCTCAAGGTGCTCCGCGGAGTCACTCGTTTGAGTGAAATCGAACGCGTCACCGGCACGGCAGCCCCGGAGGCCCCGGAGATCACGGCAGCCCCGGAGGCGGATCAAAGCACTGCCGCGTAG